Below is a window of Holophagales bacterium DNA.
TGTGCCGACTCGACCTCCGTCAACGTCTTCAAGGTCCTCTCAGCGGCGCTCGCCCTCCGGCCCGGGCGCCGGACGATCCTCTCCGAGGAAGGGAACTTCCCCACCGACCTCTACGTCAGCGAAGGCCTCGCGCGCCTCCTCGACCGCGGATACCGGGTCCGTCTCGTTCCGAAGGGCGATGTCGTCCGCTCCTCGACACCGACACCGCCGCGCTCCTCCTGACGCACGTGGACTACCGGACCGGCGAGCGGCACGACCTCTCCGCCGTCACGCACGCTGCGCACGCGGCCGGCGCGCTCGCCGTCTGGGACCTCGCGCACACGGCCGGCGCGATGCCGGTCGACCTGACCGCCGCCGGCGCCGACTTCGCCGTCGGCTGCGGCTACAAGTACCTCTGCGGCGGCCCGGGCGCGCCGGCGTTCCTCTACGTCGCGCCGCGCCATCAGGAGGCTTTCCAGCAGCCGCTCTCCGGGTGGCTCGGGCACGCGGAGCCGTTCGCATTCGAGGCGGCCTATCGCCCCGCCGCAGGCATCTCGCGCTTCCTCTGCGGCACGCCGCCGATCCTCTCGATGTCGGCCCTCGACGCCGCGCTCGACGTGATCCTCGAAGCCGACCTCGCACTCGTGCGCGCCAAGTCGGAGGCGATCACCTCGTTCTTCGTCGAGGCAGTGGAGCAGCTCTGCGGCGACGCCGTGGGTCTCGTCTCGCCGCGCGTCCCTTCCCTCCGCGGCAGCCAGGTCTCCTTCTGGGGCAGGGGGCGCTCGCGGAGGTGCTTTCGTCGCACGCCCACGAGCGCCCCGAGTTTCGGCTGCGTTCGGCGGTGACGTGATCTACCGGTAGCGGGCCCGCGCCCAGTAGCCGGGGATCCAGCGGCCCCAGCGGTCGTAGTAGCCGGTCACCCACACCGCGCCGCGGTAGGGCCGGGCGATCCAACGTCCCTCGACGTAGGCCCAGCGGGCGGCGTCACGGTAACGGCGGTCGTACCGGTAGGCGTCCCGTCCGTAGCGGTCGTCGCGGTGGCGGTTCTCGTAGTTCCACCGGCCGTGGCGGTCATCGTGACGGACGTCGACGACGACGGGCAGGGGCGGCACGGGGAGGTGGCGCAGCACCTTGTGGGGCGCAGGCGGGAGCGGGAGATTCACGTGGACCCGCACGTCCGCCGGGGCCGACGGCGCCACCGCGAGGGTGAGGGCCGCCGCTGCGGCGAGGATCATGTTCCGGTTGGCGTTCTTCATGTCGGACCTCCTTGGACGATCTGTGGGAGTTCGTTGCTCCCACCCCGTCCATTGCAGGCCCGATGCCAGCCCGCCGGAACGCCCGAGAGTGCGGCGCGTCACTCTTTCGCGCCTGCGAAAGGTGCCATTCGCTCTCGACCGGGCCCTCAATCGCCCTCTGGAGAGGACGAGAAGCCTCCCGGCGAGCGCCGGGAGGCCCTTGGGTCACTACGCCGCGTGGATCCGGTCCTCGAAGGCCGCGAGAGCGGCCTTCGCTCCCTCGCCCATGGAGATGATGATCTGCTTGTAGGGGGTCGTCGTGACGTCGCCCGCCGCGTAGATCCCCTTCGTCGACGTGCGGCACTTGTCGTCCACGACGATCTCGCCGAAGCGGTTCACGTCGACGAGCCCCTTCACGAGAGCGGAGTTCGGGACGAGGCCGATCTGGATGAAGATCCCGTCGACCGGGATCGTCTTCTCCGCGTCGTTCCCGCGGTCGACGACCTTGATCCCCGTGACCTTGCTCCCGTCGCCGACGATCTCCGCCGTCCGGTGGTGGAGGACGATCTGGGTGTTCGGCAGCTTCTTCAGGTTGTCGACGAGGACCTTGTCGGCCTTCAGCTCGTTCATGAACTCGACCACGGTCACCGAGCCGCAGATCCCGGCGAGGTCGATCGCGGCCTCGATGCCCGAGTTGCCGCCGCCGACGACGACGACCCTCTTGTCCTTGTAGAAGGGGCCGTCGCAGTGCGGGCAGAAGGCGACGCCGCGCCCGATGTACTCCTTCTCGCCGGCGACGTTCAGCTCGCGCCACTGCGCGCCCGTCGCCACGATGAGCGACTTCGCCTGGAGCACCTCGCCCCCCGCGAGGCGGACCGTCTTGAGCTCGCCGTTCTCGATCGCCTCCACGCGCCGGTTGTCGAGGATCTCGACCGGGTAGCTGCGGACGTGGGCCAGGATGTCGGCGGCGAGCTTCTTCCCCTCGGTGTGCGTCGTCCCGATGAGGTTGTCGATGCCGACCGTCTCGAGGACCTGCCCGCCGACGTTCTTGGCGACGAGGGCCGTGCGGAGCCCCTTGCGAACCGAGTAGATCGCCGCGGACGCGCCGGCCGGACCGCCCCCGACGACGACGACGTCGTAGGGCTCGCGCGCCGGGAGGTCCTGCGCCGCCTCCGACGCTTCGGCGCCGTAGCGCTCCTCGAGCGCGTCGATCAGCTCCACGAGACCGGCCCGGCCCACGGAGACCTGCGCGTTCTCGTGGATCGTGGAGATCACCGTCGGGACGCCCTGGATTCCCAGCTTCTCGACCTCGCTCTCCGCGAGGCCGCCGTCCACCATCTCGTGGACGAAGTCGGGGTGGATCAGGGCCATCTGGTTCAGCGCCTGCACCACCTCGGGGCAGTTGTGGCACGAGAGGGAGACGAACGTCCTGAGGCGGACGGGCCCCTTCAGGTGCCTGATCCGGTTCTGCAGCCCTTCGTCCGGCCTCTTCCCGAGCCCCGCGGCGTTCAGGACCGCGAGGACGAGGGAGGAGAACTCGTGCCCCCCGGGAATCCCCTTGAAGAGGATCGACGCGGAGCACCCTTCCACGGCCACCTCGAACGAGGGGATCGCGGCGGGCTCTCCCTCGACGCGGTGAACGACTTTCCCCGGTGCCGTCGCAGCGATGTCGGCGAGCATCGTGGTGAGCTCGTCCTGCTTCGGGTGATCGGACGGGCGCTGGCGGAGGACGATCGTGACCGGGAGGTCGCGGTAGAGCTGCTGGAGCTGCGCGGACAGGGAGGCGTCGAGCATGAGGTTTCTCTGTTCCTATTCGGGTGTGCGCGGGGACGAGCTCCGCTTTCCGCAGGAACTCCCGCTCGCGCCGGAGTCGGTGGGCCCGAACGGCTGGAGGGGACGCGGCTCCCGAGGGGCCGCGTCTCCTCCACGCCGGGTCCGGATCAGATCTTGCCGACGAGGTCGAGGCTGGGCTTGAGGGTCTCCGCGCCCGGGGTCCACTTCGCGGGGCAGACCTCGTTCGGGTGCTTGGCGATGTGAACCGCCGCCTGGACCTTGCGGAGGAGCTCCTTGGCGTCGCGGCCGATGCCGTTGTCGTGGATCTCGACGATCTTGATCTGCCCCTTGGGGTTCACGACGAACGTTCCGCGGTAGGAGAGGCCGGCGTCGTCGATGTGGACGCCGAACGCCTTCGAGAGGTGGTGCGTCGGGTCGGCGAGCATCGGGTAGTGGATCTTCTTGATGGTCTCGGAGGCGTCGTGCCACGCCTTGTGGGTGAAGTGGGTGTCGGTCGAGACGGAGTAGATCTCGGCGCCGAGCTTCTTGAACTCGGCGTAGTTGTCCGCCAGGTCGCCCAGCTCCGTCGGGCAGACGAAGGTGAAGTCCGCCGGGTAGAAGAAGAAGATCGCCCACTTGCCGGCGAGGTCCTTGTTCGAGATCTCCTTGAAGGCGCCCTCGTGGTAGGCCTGCACCTTGAACTCGGGGATCTGGCTGTTGATGATGCTCATGCTGTCTTCTCCTTGCGTAATCAAGCGGGCGATCGCCTCGCTATTTAGACTACGTCCAATATAGAACAGACGGATTGAAAAGGGAAGCCCGGCCCCTCGATGAGGCTTACCGGCCGGGGAATGGAACGACACGATGGCCGGCCAACGCCACCCCTTCCCGGCCCGCGGCCACGGGCCGGCGCTTGACTTCCCCCCTGCGCCCCGGTATCTTCCCCCTCCCTTGACGCGGGGTGGAGCAGCCTGGTAGCTCGTTGGGCTCATAACCCAAAGGTCGCAAGTTCAAATCTTGCCCCCGCAACCATACATAAGTCCGCGAGGTGAAAGCGGTTACGGGTACCCGGCGGAAACGCCGGGTTCTTCGTATTCGATCGAATCCCTAGGTCATCCCTAGGTTGGACGCGCTGGGCTCGCTGTTGATGCGGGTTGAGCCGCTCGGGTCGGCGGGTTCGCGCCGCGTCTGCTGGGGTGTGCGGGTCCCGCGCCGGCCGTCGCTCTCTCCCGAGACAGGCGGCCACCCTGGCCGAGGTCGCCGGACCGAAATCCCTAGGTCCATCCCTAGGTTCGAAGGGAGCGATTGGAGGCGTAATACCGGTCGGCGATCGTCTAGTAGAGAGATAACTCCCCGAACTCCTTGGCCGATGCGACCACATCACCAAACCACTCGTCATTCCTGAGCGCGGGGTAGCGTGTCAGGAGGAGCTCGGCAGTTCCCCGTACGTCGCGCGCGTACGAGAGAGCGATCGTCGCTGTCCACGTCGCGCCCTCGATGTCTCCGCGCTCGATGAGAATGGCGACCGCGTCGATGAGCTTCGAGGCGATGCCCGGATCCTGGCCGAGCAGCATGTCGACGCACTGCCCGAATGTTCCTCGGCCCCACTCCTCGATATCGGCCGCACGGGTCAGCAGGACGATCTCGTCCGGCGTCCAGACGAACGTCTGCTTGACCGTTTCCTCGACGTGCGGGGGAATCCAGGTGCGCTTCGTCCAGAAGACGTCCGGGTGTGGCGTCGCGTACGACAGGACCGTGATGGCTTGGCGGAGGGGGAGCGGCTGGAGATCGACGAGGAGGCGGCGCAGGATGACGAGGTAGCGAGCGTCATGCCGACCGAGTGCCAGGGTGTCCCAGATGGCAGACGCCTGGTCCGACGCGCTCGCCGAGAGCAATGCGAGAGTCGCCGCTCCACCGTTGATCGCGGCGTAGCCGGCGACCGCCGAACAAAACTGCCCCCGCAAGCTCCTCGCGTCGAGGACGGCGTGCCGCGGGATCGGAACGCTCCCGCCTTCCTGTGTCGGGTGCTCGCGGAGGTGCCCCGTGAGGTCGCCCCACCGCAGCGTGCCGTCGCTCGGGTCGTAGACTAGCCCGAAGACCGGGACGGTCGACCGCCGCCAGAGCGAGGCGTGCGTGTCAACGGGGACGACGTAGTCGCCGCTCGCCGTCTTGAACGAGGTGCCGGACTTGATCTGGACGGCTACGCAGAGCGGGGTGACTTCGTCGCCGTCCACGAGGTCGACGTACGCGTCCTTCCCGAAGTCGTTCTGCTGATCGACGACCTGGAAGACGCAATCATGTTCCTCGAAGAAGGCCCGTGCGGTGTTCACGCCCTTCAGGTTGGTCCGCCGTGTCTTCGGCAACTTCACGCTCACCGAACCATCGTACTCACCGGGAGGAATCATGCGAGCACGTCGCCGATCGCCCTCGCGCCGTTCAATGTCGACGTCCTGCGAAAGCTCCCCTGGAGGACCTCCGTTCCAGCGGGCAGAAAGCTCTCCGCCCACACACTCTTCTGCTCGTTAGTGACGCGACCTCCTGCGCTCCCGTGTGCCGCTCCTCCTGACACAGCGTCTCGGCGACCATCGGAGCCTCACGACGACGCTCGGTTACCTTCGGGTCTTCCCTAGCGATCTCGCGAACGCGATTTTCGGTCTACGCTTCCATCTGAAGGCTGAGCACTCCGGCGGGAAGAACAAGCGGGTTCGTCGGGCGGCGATGTGGCCCTGACGCTAACCTCCGCTCTAGTCGATGGTATCTCTGGCGGACGTC
It encodes the following:
- the ahpF gene encoding alkyl hydroperoxide reductase subunit F → MLDASLSAQLQQLYRDLPVTIVLRQRPSDHPKQDELTTMLADIAATAPGKVVHRVEGEPAAIPSFEVAVEGCSASILFKGIPGGHEFSSLVLAVLNAAGLGKRPDEGLQNRIRHLKGPVRLRTFVSLSCHNCPEVVQALNQMALIHPDFVHEMVDGGLAESEVEKLGIQGVPTVISTIHENAQVSVGRAGLVELIDALEERYGAEASEAAQDLPAREPYDVVVVGGGPAGASAAIYSVRKGLRTALVAKNVGGQVLETVGIDNLIGTTHTEGKKLAADILAHVRSYPVEILDNRRVEAIENGELKTVRLAGGEVLQAKSLIVATGAQWRELNVAGEKEYIGRGVAFCPHCDGPFYKDKRVVVVGGGNSGIEAAIDLAGICGSVTVVEFMNELKADKVLVDNLKKLPNTQIVLHHRTAEIVGDGSKVTGIKVVDRGNDAEKTIPVDGIFIQIGLVPNSALVKGLVDVNRFGEIVVDDKCRTSTKGIYAAGDVTTTPYKQIIISMGEGAKAALAAFEDRIHAA
- the ahpC gene encoding peroxiredoxin; amino-acid sequence: MSIINSQIPEFKVQAYHEGAFKEISNKDLAGKWAIFFFYPADFTFVCPTELGDLADNYAEFKKLGAEIYSVSTDTHFTHKAWHDASETIKKIHYPMLADPTHHLSKAFGVHIDDAGLSYRGTFVVNPKGQIKIVEIHDNGIGRDAKELLRKVQAAVHIAKHPNEVCPAKWTPGAETLKPSLDLVGKI
- a CDS encoding DUF4365 domain-containing protein, with protein sequence MSVKLPKTRRTNLKGVNTARAFFEEHDCVFQVVDQQNDFGKDAYVDLVDGDEVTPLCVAVQIKSGTSFKTASGDYVVPVDTHASLWRRSTVPVFGLVYDPSDGTLRWGDLTGHLREHPTQEGGSVPIPRHAVLDARSLRGQFCSAVAGYAAINGGAATLALLSASASDQASAIWDTLALGRHDARYLVILRRLLVDLQPLPLRQAITVLSYATPHPDVFWTKRTWIPPHVEETVKQTFVWTPDEIVLLTRAADIEEWGRGTFGQCVDMLLGQDPGIASKLIDAVAILIERGDIEGATWTATIALSYARDVRGTAELLLTRYPALRNDEWFGDVVASAKEFGELSLY